The window CGCCGACGAGTTCGCCGTGACCGGCGAGGAGTCCCCTGCCGACCTCGAAGCCCGCACCGACCTGCACGCTGCGCTCGAGCGCATCCGCCTCGAGGCGGGATCCCGCATGGGCCTCGGGGATGTCGCCGCGCAGACGGTGCCGAAGCTGATCCTGCTCTCGCCCCCTCGCCGCGGCGGGGCGATCGCGACGCGGGCGTTCATCCCGACCCGTGTGCACACCTCGATCGGCGTGCTGATGGCGGCATCGGTCGCCGCCGGCATCCGCCTCCCCGGCGCCGTCGGTGCAGACATCGCCCGGCTCGATTCGGATGCCACCGACATCGAGCACCCCACCGGCACGTTTCCCGCCGCGGTCACCGTGACGGAGGATGCCGACGGTCGCTGGCAGGCGTCATCGATGTCGGTGCGCACCGCCCGCAAGATCTTCGACGGCGCGGTCTTCCCGCGTCCCCGTCGCTAGCACTGTCAGAGAGGACAGGCCATGGCCACCAGCGAGAATTACGACATCGCCCATCTGGGCGGGATCGAGCTGTTCACCCCGAAATTCGAGGAGAGCCTGCACTTCTTCCGCGACCTGCTGGCGATGCGGGAGATCGCCCGGATCGGCGACTCGGCGTATCTGCGCTGCTGGGACGAGTACCAGCTCTACACGCTCAAGCTCACGGCATCCGACACGAACGGGGTGGGGCGCACGCTGTACCGCGCGTCCGGCCCCGAGGCCCTCGAGCGCCGGGTCGCGGCGATCGAACGCAGCGGTCTCGGGCACGGCTGGCGCGAACCCGAAGTAGGAGTCGGGCGGTCGTACGAGTTCGAGGACCCGGACGGGCACCTCATGGGCATCCACTACGACACCGAGCTGTACGTCCCGGACGATGAGGACCGCCCGGCGCTGAAGAACCAGGCATCCGCCTTCCCCGGTCGCGGCGTGAACGTGCGGCGGATGGATCACATCAACTACCTCGCCGCCGATGTCGATGCGGCAGGCGACTTCTGGAGCGAGGTCATGTGCGCCCGGGAGTCGGAGCGGGTGCGCCTGGACTCCGGCCGGTTCGGCGCGCGGTGGTTCCGGTTCAACCAGAAGTCGTACGACGTGGTCTACTCCGACGACTGGACCCGCCAGCGCGGCCGCTTCCACCACTTCGCACTCGCGCCCGACACCCGCGAGGACATCCTCAAGGCCGCCGACATCTTCCTGGAGAACGGCGTGCACATCGAGTACGGACCCTACAAGCACGCCATCAACCAGACGTTCTTCCTGTACGTCTGGGAACCGGGCGGCAACCGCATCGAACTGGCGAACGCCGGTGCGCGCCTGCTGCTGGACCCGGATTGGCCGACCGTCGAATGGACGCAGGCCGAACGCGCCAAGGGCCAGGCGTGGGGCATGAAGACCATCCCGACCTTCCACACCCACGGCACGCCGTACGTGGAGGGACAGGAAGAGCTCGACCGCAAGGCTCTCGCCGGCGAACTCTGACCCGGATCCGGCGCGGGCTCAGCCCCAGACGCTGCCGGCGATGTCGACGACCGACCGCACCTTCGCCCACTGCTGGTCCTCGGTGAGCGTGTTGCCCTCCTCGGTGGAGGCGAATCCGCACTGCGGGCTCAGCGCCAGTTGCGCCAACGGAGCGTGATGGGATGCCTCGTCGATGCGGCGGCGCACCTCGTCGGCATCCTCGAGTTCACCGGTCTTGGTCGTGATGAGCCCCAGCACGACGGTCTTGTCACCCTCGGGCAGGAACCGCAGGGGCTCGAAGCCGCCGGCACGCTCACTGTCGTACTCGAGGAAGTAGCCGTCGTACCCGGTGTTGCCGAGCAGCTGCTCGGCAACCGGCTCGTAGCCGCCGGAGGAGATCCAGGTGGAGCGGAAGTTGCCGCGACACACGTGCGTCGTCACCGTCAGGTCGTCGGGCTTGCCGTCGAGGATGCGGTTGAGCAGCCGCGCATAGCGCTCGGCGATGCCGTCGGTGTCGATGCCGCGCTCGCGCGCCTTCTGCAGCTCGACGTCCGAACACAGGTAGGCCCACGCGGTGTCGTCGAACTGCAGGTAGCGCGCCCCGGCGTCGTAGAACGCAGCCAGGGCGTCGCGGTACGTCTGCACCAGGTCGTCGGTGATCGCGGCGTGGCCGTCGTACACCGCGGGATCGATGTGCCCGGGCTCCACCCGGAAGTCCAGGACGGTCGGCGACGGGATGGTGAACTTCGGCGTCGCACCGGTCGCCGCCACGTCGTTCTGCAGCGCGCGGAAATGCGCGAGGAACGGGTGGTCGGCGGGGAAGCCGATGGGCCCGGAGATCTCGATGCCGCGGGGCTTGGTCTGCACCCCCTGGAACTGGATGCCGTGGTCGAGTTCGACGATGTCGACACCGTCGAGCAGACCGAAGAAGTCGAAATGCCACCACGAGCGGCGGAACTCCCCGTCGGTCGCGACCTGCAGTCCGTTGTCGGCCTGCTGCCGCACGAGGGTCGCGATGGCCTCGTCCTCCACGGCGCGCAGCTCGGCGTCGCCGAGCGTGCCTTCGTTGTGTCGGCGGCGCGCGTCGGCGACCGCCGCGGGACGAAGGAAGCTGCCGACGATGTCGGCTCGGAACGGCGGGCGGCTGGTCATGCTGCGATGCTACGCCGCGGCATCCGGTCACCTCGGGCCCGATGACGCGAACGGTAATGTATGCGGCCCGCACGTCGTGTGACGGTGCGCTGCGGCGACGCCGCCGTCAGGCGCCGAAAACGGGATGGGCCGCATCGAACTGCGCGCGGAGGTACTTCGGCGCCTGCACGCGCCAGGCCTCGGTCACCAATTCCACGAGGTGGTCGGCGTCGATTGCGGCCATGCGGAACGCGACCTTCGGTTCGCTCCACCGCGTCGTCGTTCGCAGGAACACATCGGGCGCCATCTCCACGAGTGCCAGCGCGTCGGCACGGTCGGCGACCTTCACCCCGACCACGGGCTCGGCGGCGATGATCGCGCGCATGTCCTCGGGAATGCTCGGCCAGGGGTGGCACTCCCACGCGTAGAGCTTGTTGCGCACGAACCAGGCCGCACCGCCGGTCATGCCCCGCTCCTGGCTGCCGGGCAGCCCGCGGGCGATGCGACGCACGTCATCCAGGCTGGCCATGACGCGAACGTACTCGTCACCCCCGACACGGCGGTTGAGGCGAGTCGCAGCCGACTCAGGCCGCCGGCGTCACATGACTGTGCACGCAGTGCCACGCGTCGCCGGAGCGGACGAAGACATCCGTGGTCCACTCGTCCGCCTCGTAGGTCCGGCCGTCGAGGTGCGCGGTGTTGACCACCCGCGCCAGCACGATTCCGACCGGCCCGTACCGCCGCACGTCGACGTCACCGACGGCGTGCATACGGGAATGCGTGAGCCGGCCGGAGCGGACCACGTCGAGGAACTGTTCTCTTGTCGTCACCCCGTCGGCATCCACTAATCGCCACTCGGGGCCGATGAACGACGCGATCCGGTCCGCGTCGTTCGATACGATCGCCGCCGCGAACTCCGCCGCGAGCGCGCGCAGGTCGCCGGCCGGTTCTTCGGACGTCATCGCCACGACGCCCGCCCTCCCCCGGATGCGTCCCACTCCGTGACCAGGCGCGCCGGAGCGGTCACCCGAAACGACGCGTCGATCAGCTCGGCGATCTCGTCCCAGCCGGCATCGGCGAGGTCGATGCCGAGCCAGCCCGACGCTCCGAGAGACCCGGGAACGAAAAAGCGGTCGTCCGCGCGCAGCGCCGGTTCGTCATCGGGATCGGGCCGTACCAGGATCGCGTGATCATGGCTGAGCCAATCGCCCTTGCCGCGCCGCTGGCCCCCGCCGAAGTAGCAGAACGTGCGAACGGTGAAGAAGTTCGGCCGGCCGTGACTGATCCGCTCCTGCGCGCCGGGGTATGCCATGCACACGACCCGCACCCGCTCCAGCAGCGGATCGTCCGGATCGAACATCAGCGGATGCTCCATGCCGACATCCTGTCGCGCTCACGGCGGCCGGACCACCCCGAGCGCCACACGAGAAACCACTTCTCGGATGAGAAATCACGCATCGCGTGGTTTCTCATCCAGAATGTGGTTTCTCGACGGCGGCGGCGAGCGCCACGGCTCAGTAGACGTACTCCATGAGCTCGACGCCGAGGGTGCGGAAGGCGTCGTGGGCGCGCAACCGGTGCGCGATCGACAGATCGTCGAACGCCACCAGCAGGGCATAGGCCACGCCGGCGCGGGGACCGGCGAGCACGCCGGCCTCGGAGCGGATGCCGTCACCTCGCCCGGTCTTGTTGACGAACAGCAGCCCGTGGGCGTCGTCCTCGTGCGCGAACGGGTCAAGACCGGTAGCGGATGCCACCAGGGTGAGATCCACGTTGAGGCTCAGCCACTCCGACACCTGCGCGCTGACCCCGGGCGAGACGGTCTGCGTGTTGACGAGGGAGGCGAACAGCGACGCGAACTCCCGCGCGGTGCCGACGGCCACGTGCGGGGCGTCGTCGGGCCCGCGCTCGTTGCGGAATCCATCGAGCAGCGCCGTCTGGTCCAGCCCCAGCTCCTCGAGGCGGGCGCGCACCGCGTCCAGTCCGACCCGGCCGAGCAGCGCGTTGGCAGCCAGCGCGTCGCCGGTGGCCGAGGCGAGCACGGCGAGGTCGGCCAACGGCAGTGCCGGCGCCAGCAGGTGCTGCCACACTCCCGCCACCGCCACCCGCGGCAACCGTTCCCGGTCGATGATCTCGAGCCGGTCCAGCCGGCCCTCCTCGAACGCCGCCGCCGTCTCGATGAGCAGCGGCACGATTCCAAGCCCTGCCACCGGCAGGGTCTCGTGGTCGTCCCCCGCGAGCAGGGTCGCCCCGCTGTCCAGGTCATCCACCCGCACCGACACGCGCGCGCCGGAGGCGGCGAGGTCGTCCAGGGCCTTCCAGGTCGCCGTGAACGAGCGGCGTGTGGCAGCCGCGCGACGCGGCCGGCGGTGGCCGCCGCGACGCGATTGCTGCGTCTCGCTGCTGCGTTGCGGGTCGGGGATGCCCACGCGTGCGTCCTTCCACTGACGAGGCGATGCGCTCACATCGATCGTACGTCTGGGTGAAGCGGCGAGGGTTACCAGATGGTTACGCGTTCCTCCGGGGGCAGCCAGAGCGCGTCGCCTTCGGTGACGTCGAAGGCGTCGTAGTACGCGTCGATGTTGCGCACGATCTGGTTGCAGCGGAACTCGTTGGGCGCGTGCGGGTCGATCGTCAGCAGCCGGATCGTCTCGGCATCCCGTCCCTTCTGCTGCCAGATCTGCGCCCAGCTCAGCAGCAGACGCTGGATGCCGGTGTACCCGTCGATCACGGGCGCGTCGACCGGGTCGCCGTCGATGCCCGCACCGCGCGACAACGCGTATGCCTTGAGCGCGATGCCCAGGCCCCCCAGGTCGCCGATGTTCTCGCCGATCGTGAGGGCGCCGTTGACGTGATGGTCGGGTGTGAGCCCTTCGGGCACGAGCTTGTCGAACTGGGCGATGAGGGTGGCGGTGCGCTCCTCGAAGGCGGCACGGTCGGCATCCGTCCACCAGTCGCGCAGCGACCCGTCGCCGTCGAAACGGCTGCCCTGGTCATCGAAGCCGTGACCGATCTCGTGACCGATCACCGCGCCGATGCCGCCGTAGTTTGCCGCCGCGTCGCGGTCGGCGTCGAAGAACGGGTACTGCAGGATCGCGGCGGGGAACACGATCTCGTTCATGAGCGGGTTGTAGTAGGCGTTCACCGTCTGCGGCGTCATGAACCATTCGTCGCGGTCGACGCTCTGGCCCACCCGCGCCACCTGGCGGTCGTGCTCCCAGACATGCGCGCGCCGCACGTTGCCGAGGAGGTCGCCGGCGTCGATGTCGAGGGTCGCGTAGTCCTTCCACTTGACCGGGAAGCCGATCTTGGGGGTGAAGGCGTCGAGCTTGGCCAGGGCGCGCTCCCGGGTCTCGGGGCTCATCCACTCCAGGCCCCGGATCGACTGCCGGTAGGCCTCGACGAGGTTGGCGACCAGTTCGTCCATCGCCATCTTCGCGGCGGGCGGGAAGTGACGCTCGACGTACACCTTGCCGACGGCCTCACCCAGCGCCGCCTCGACGAGACCGACGCCACGCTTCCACCGGTCACGGTTGACCGGAACGCCGGTCAGCTGCGTGCCGTAGAAGGAGAAGTTCTCCTCGACGAACTCGTCGGACAGGAACGCCGCCGAGCCGTGGACGATGTGCAGCCGCAGCCACGCCTTCCAGTCCTCGAGCCGCTCGGGCACGAGCAGAGTACCGAGCCCCTCGAGGTAGGACGGCTGGTTGACGTTGACCTCAGCGAACGCCTCGCGGCGCCCCGGCGCGAGGGCGTCGAGCCAGGGGTCGAGGTCGACCGCTACCAGCGAGCGGATGTCGTCCCAGGTCTTGAGGTTGTAGGTGGCCACGGCGTCGCGGCTGCGCACCTTGTCCCAGTGGTGGGCGGCCAGCTCGGTCTCCAGCGCCACGACCCGGTCGGCCTGCGCGGCGGCATCGGCCACCCCCGCCAGCTCCAGGATGCGCTGCACGTGCGCGCGGTGCGCGGTGCGGGTCTCGGCGAAGGACTCCAGCCGGTAGTAGCTCTCGTCCGGGAGGGACAGCCCGCTCTGCAACGCGAAGGGGACGTAGCGCTGCGGGTTGCCGGGGTCGGGCTCGATGTACAGGCCGATGAAACCGCCCACGCCATCGCGTTCGAGCCCGCCGACGGTGGCCAGCAGCTCCGGGATCGACGAGATCGCGTCCACGCCGTCCAGGTGCGGCCGCAGCGGCTCGGCGCCGAGTTCGGCGATGCGCTCGGTGTCCATGAAGCTCGTGTACAGGTCGCCGATCTTGCGCGACTCGGTGCCCGGCTGCGCATCCTGCGCCTCTTCGATGATCGCGCGGACGTCCTTCTCGGCCTGCTCGGCGATGAGGTGGAACGATCCCCAACGCGCCTTGTCGTCGGGGATCTCGGTGCGAGCCAGCCACGCGCCGTTGACGTGGCGGAACAGGTCGTCCTGGGGGCGGATCTCGGGGCTCAGATCGTCGAGCGCGAGGCCGGAGGGGAGGGCGTCGGTCATGCGTCCAGGATAGGGGGCACGCGGATGCCGGCCGGTCGCGACCGGTTCAGCGGACGATGCGCATGCGCAGCACGTCGGTGTGCTGCACCGTGACGCCGTGGGCGAGACAGGTGTCGTCATCGGACAGGGTGAACTGCTCGGTGCGCAGCACCGGCGCGCCCACCGCGATGCGCAGGTCGGCCGCCTCGAGTTCACGCGCGGCGACCGCCTCCACCTCGGTGGAGGTGTGCGTCACGATGCCGGGGATGTGCGCGTCGAGCATGTCGAACAGGCCCGACTCCAGACTCGTCATCGCGCTCGGGTCGATCGTGACGCCGCCGATCGTCGTGGGAATGTGCTCGATCATGAGCGCCGAGGGCACGCCGTCCACGGCGAACAGCCGCTCCACGCGCCAGACCTGCTCGTCCGGCCCGGTGCGCAGGGCCCGCGCTGCCGTCGGCTCCGGGGTCGCCAGTTCGTAGTGCGCGCGCAGCAGTGCCACCTCGTGCCCGGCTGCCCGCACCCGCTCGCGATACGACTCGATCGCCGCCATGCTCAGCGACGACGTGGACCGCGGCACGCTGACGAACGTGCCTACCCCCCACGTGCGGGTGACCGCCCCCTCGGCCGCGAGCGTGCCGAGGGCCTCGCGCACCGAACCACGACTGACGTCGAGGCCCTCGGCGAGCTGCTTCTCGTTCGGCAGTCGATCGCCGATCTGATATTGCGTGGCGATGAGCTGTCGCAACTGTGCGACCGTGCTGTCCACAACGCTGTCACGCTTGGCCATCGGATCCCATCACTGAAGGTCGCTGAACACCGCCCTGCTCCGGTTCTACCAGACCTCGTCCAGCACGCGCAGGGCATTTCCGCCGAGGACCTTGACGATGTCCTCGTCGCTGTACCCGTTGGCGACCAGCCAAGAGGTGATGTTCCAGAAGTTCTCCCCCGGGTTCTCCAGTCCCTCGACGTATTCGACGCGGGGGTGCGCGATGCCGTCGGGGGACTTCTGCGCGTAGTTTCCGGCGTACGCACGGTGCACGGCGACGTGGTCGCCGAACATCGTGTCAGGGCCGAACGACACGTGGTCGATGCCCACGAGATCGACGCAGTAGCGGAAGTGGTCCATGACCGAGTCGATCGAGTGGGTGGGGTGCGCGTCGGAGAGCGTGGTGTGCGGCGCCGCCTCCAGTCCGATCAGCCCGCCGCGCTCGGCGCACGCGATGATCGTCTCGTCGGACTTCATCCGGTCGATCGGCCACACCGAACGGGCACCGGCGTGGGTGATCATCACCGGCACGGCAGAGTGCTCGATGGTCTCCAGGCACGTGCGGTCACCGGAGTGGGAGATGTCGATGAGCATGCCGAGCTTGTTCATGCGCTCCACGGCACGTCGGCCGAAGTTCGTCAGACCAGCGTCGTCGCGCTCACTGAGCCCCGAGCCGAGCATGTTGGACTGCGAGTAGGCGATGCCCAGCTGTCGCACCCCGAACCCGTAGAGCATGTCGATGCGGTCCAGCTCGTTCTCGATCATGGTGGAGCACTCGAAGCCGGCGATCAGCGCCACCGTGCCGTCGCGCTTGGCGTCGCGGATGTCCTGCGTGGACGTGGCCAGGCGCACGTAGTCCTGCTTGGCGAGGTCGGCCAGGCGGAAGCCGAGCGCGTAGATCATGTCGTCCCACTTCCAGCCGTGCTGGCTGGTGACGCACGAGGCGCCGGCCATGAAGTTGTCGATCACGGCGGTGAGCCCGGAGTGGGCGAGCCCGCGATACCCCGTGCGCTGACGGCCGGTGCGGTTGTAGCGACGGATCTGGTCGCCGTCCTCCGGCAGCACGATCGCGTGCTCGTGCAGCGACAGCACGATGTTGTCGGCCATCAGGCGTGCCGCGCGCGCGGCATCCGCCTCAGACAGATCGATCCGATACGCGGGCACGCGGCCCACCTCTTCGGCCAGCTCGAAGTGCTGGTAATCGGCGCCGGGGGCAAGGTAGCCGTACGCCGTGTAGCCGTCGTAGGCGGCGGCGGGGGTGGTGGGCTGGACGGGGGTGGAGGCCATGGGTGTTCCTAGCGTGCGGTGGTGTTCGTGATGAGCGGGAAGTGGCAGGCGACCTCATCGGTCGTGCCGTGGCGTGGCCGGAGGACCGGCTCCTCGGTGGCGCAGCGGTCCTGGGCCTTCCAGCAGCGGGTGCGGAACCGACAGCCGCTGGGCGGATCGACCGGGCTGGGCGGGTCTCCCGCCAACAGCACGCGGGTCGTGCCCCGCAGGGCCGGGTCGGGAATGGGAACCGCCGACAGCAGTGCGGAGGTGTAGGGGTGGGACGGGGTGTCGTACACGGCGGCGTGATCGCCGATCTCGGCGACCCGGCCGAGGTACATCACGCCGATGCGGTCGGAGATGTGACGGACCACCGACAGGTCGTGCGCGATGAAGACGTAGGCCAGCCCGAGTTCGCGCTGCAGGCTCTGGAAGAGGTTGACCACCTGCGCCTGCACCGACACGTCCAGTGCCGAGACGGGCTCATCGCAGACGATGACCTCCGGCTCCAGCGTGAGGGCGCGCGCGATGCCGATGCGCTGCCGCTGACCGCCGGAGAACTGGAACGGGTACCGGTCGAGGTGATCGGGGTTGAGCCCGACAAGTTCCACCAGCTCCCGGATGCGCGCTTCACGGCGGGCGCGAGGCACCTGCTCGGGGTGGATGTGGAACGGCTGCAGCAGCGTCTCGCGCACCGTGCGGCGCGGGTTCAGCGACGAATACGGGTCCTGCAGCACGATCTGCACGCGGCGGCGCATGTCGTCGCGTGCCTTTCCGCGCAGCCGGTGCAGGTCGGCGCCGCGGAAGCGGACGCTGCCGGAGGTCGGCGTCTCCAGCCCCACGATGGTGCGCGCCAGGGTCGACTTGCCGCACCCCGACTCGCCCACGATGCCGAGCGTCTCGCCCTTGCGCAGGTCGAAGCTCACCCCGTCGAGGGCACGGACGACCTTGCCGCGCCCGCCGAAGCGGGCACCGCCCATCCCGAAGTGCTTCGTCAGCGCATCCACGCTCAGCACCACTTCACGCTCGTCCAACGAGCACCTCCTCCCGGCGGTGGCATGCGGATACCCGCGCCCCCGCCTCCCCCGGCGACACCAGCGCCGGGCGCTCGGTCGCGCAGATCGCGATGGCCGACTCGCACCGCGGGCGGAAGGAGCACCCCGGCCCGAGGTCGAGCAGGTTGGGCGGTGCGCCCGGAATGGCCCACAGGCTGTCGTCGTCGCGGTCGGGGCGCGGCATCGAGCGCAGCAGACCGCGGGTGTACGGGTGCGCGGGACGCTCGAACAGCTCGAAGATCGTGCCCCGCTCGACCAGCCGGCCGGCGTACATGACGGCCACCTGGTCGGCGACTTCGGCCACGACACCCAGGTCGTGGGTGATCAGCACCA is drawn from Microbacterium sp. zg-B96 and contains these coding sequences:
- a CDS encoding nuclear transport factor 2 family protein, with the translated sequence MTSEEPAGDLRALAAEFAAAIVSNDADRIASFIGPEWRLVDADGVTTREQFLDVVRSGRLTHSRMHAVGDVDVRRYGPVGIVLARVVNTAHLDGRTYEADEWTTDVFVRSGDAWHCVHSHVTPAA
- a CDS encoding VOC family protein; this encodes MATSENYDIAHLGGIELFTPKFEESLHFFRDLLAMREIARIGDSAYLRCWDEYQLYTLKLTASDTNGVGRTLYRASGPEALERRVAAIERSGLGHGWREPEVGVGRSYEFEDPDGHLMGIHYDTELYVPDDEDRPALKNQASAFPGRGVNVRRMDHINYLAADVDAAGDFWSEVMCARESERVRLDSGRFGARWFRFNQKSYDVVYSDDWTRQRGRFHHFALAPDTREDILKAADIFLENGVHIEYGPYKHAINQTFFLYVWEPGGNRIELANAGARLLLDPDWPTVEWTQAERAKGQAWGMKTIPTFHTHGTPYVEGQEELDRKALAGEL
- a CDS encoding GntR family transcriptional regulator → MAKRDSVVDSTVAQLRQLIATQYQIGDRLPNEKQLAEGLDVSRGSVREALGTLAAEGAVTRTWGVGTFVSVPRSTSSLSMAAIESYRERVRAAGHEVALLRAHYELATPEPTAARALRTGPDEQVWRVERLFAVDGVPSALMIEHIPTTIGGVTIDPSAMTSLESGLFDMLDAHIPGIVTHTSTEVEAVAARELEAADLRIAVGAPVLRTEQFTLSDDDTCLAHGVTVQHTDVLRMRIVR
- a CDS encoding serine hydrolase — protein: MGIPDPQRSSETQQSRRGGHRRPRRAAATRRSFTATWKALDDLAASGARVSVRVDDLDSGATLLAGDDHETLPVAGLGIVPLLIETAAAFEEGRLDRLEIIDRERLPRVAVAGVWQHLLAPALPLADLAVLASATGDALAANALLGRVGLDAVRARLEELGLDQTALLDGFRNERGPDDAPHVAVGTAREFASLFASLVNTQTVSPGVSAQVSEWLSLNVDLTLVASATGLDPFAHEDDAHGLLFVNKTGRGDGIRSEAGVLAGPRAGVAYALLVAFDDLSIAHRLRAHDAFRTLGVELMEYVY
- a CDS encoding MmcQ/YjbR family DNA-binding protein translates to MEHPLMFDPDDPLLERVRVVCMAYPGAQERISHGRPNFFTVRTFCYFGGGQRRGKGDWLSHDHAILVRPDPDDEPALRADDRFFVPGSLGASGWLGIDLADAGWDEIAELIDASFRVTAPARLVTEWDASGGGRASWR
- a CDS encoding dipeptidase, encoding MASTPVQPTTPAAAYDGYTAYGYLAPGADYQHFELAEEVGRVPAYRIDLSEADAARAARLMADNIVLSLHEHAIVLPEDGDQIRRYNRTGRQRTGYRGLAHSGLTAVIDNFMAGASCVTSQHGWKWDDMIYALGFRLADLAKQDYVRLATSTQDIRDAKRDGTVALIAGFECSTMIENELDRIDMLYGFGVRQLGIAYSQSNMLGSGLSERDDAGLTNFGRRAVERMNKLGMLIDISHSGDRTCLETIEHSAVPVMITHAGARSVWPIDRMKSDETIIACAERGGLIGLEAAPHTTLSDAHPTHSIDSVMDHFRYCVDLVGIDHVSFGPDTMFGDHVAVHRAYAGNYAQKSPDGIAHPRVEYVEGLENPGENFWNITSWLVANGYSDEDIVKVLGGNALRVLDEVW
- a CDS encoding 5-methyltetrahydropteroyltriglutamate--homocysteine S-methyltransferase, producing the protein MTSRPPFRADIVGSFLRPAAVADARRRHNEGTLGDAELRAVEDEAIATLVRQQADNGLQVATDGEFRRSWWHFDFFGLLDGVDIVELDHGIQFQGVQTKPRGIEISGPIGFPADHPFLAHFRALQNDVAATGATPKFTIPSPTVLDFRVEPGHIDPAVYDGHAAITDDLVQTYRDALAAFYDAGARYLQFDDTAWAYLCSDVELQKARERGIDTDGIAERYARLLNRILDGKPDDLTVTTHVCRGNFRSTWISSGGYEPVAEQLLGNTGYDGYFLEYDSERAGGFEPLRFLPEGDKTVVLGLITTKTGELEDADEVRRRIDEASHHAPLAQLALSPQCGFASTEEGNTLTEDQQWAKVRSVVDIAGSVWG
- a CDS encoding oligopeptide/dipeptide ABC transporter ATP-binding protein: MGGARFGGRGKVVRALDGVSFDLRKGETLGIVGESGCGKSTLARTIVGLETPTSGSVRFRGADLHRLRGKARDDMRRRVQIVLQDPYSSLNPRRTVRETLLQPFHIHPEQVPRARREARIRELVELVGLNPDHLDRYPFQFSGGQRQRIGIARALTLEPEVIVCDEPVSALDVSVQAQVVNLFQSLQRELGLAYVFIAHDLSVVRHISDRIGVMYLGRVAEIGDHAAVYDTPSHPYTSALLSAVPIPDPALRGTTRVLLAGDPPSPVDPPSGCRFRTRCWKAQDRCATEEPVLRPRHGTTDEVACHFPLITNTTAR
- a CDS encoding M13-type metalloendopeptidase, whose amino-acid sequence is MTDALPSGLALDDLSPEIRPQDDLFRHVNGAWLARTEIPDDKARWGSFHLIAEQAEKDVRAIIEEAQDAQPGTESRKIGDLYTSFMDTERIAELGAEPLRPHLDGVDAISSIPELLATVGGLERDGVGGFIGLYIEPDPGNPQRYVPFALQSGLSLPDESYYRLESFAETRTAHRAHVQRILELAGVADAAAQADRVVALETELAAHHWDKVRSRDAVATYNLKTWDDIRSLVAVDLDPWLDALAPGRREAFAEVNVNQPSYLEGLGTLLVPERLEDWKAWLRLHIVHGSAAFLSDEFVEENFSFYGTQLTGVPVNRDRWKRGVGLVEAALGEAVGKVYVERHFPPAAKMAMDELVANLVEAYRQSIRGLEWMSPETRERALAKLDAFTPKIGFPVKWKDYATLDIDAGDLLGNVRRAHVWEHDRQVARVGQSVDRDEWFMTPQTVNAYYNPLMNEIVFPAAILQYPFFDADRDAAANYGGIGAVIGHEIGHGFDDQGSRFDGDGSLRDWWTDADRAAFEERTATLIAQFDKLVPEGLTPDHHVNGALTIGENIGDLGGLGIALKAYALSRGAGIDGDPVDAPVIDGYTGIQRLLLSWAQIWQQKGRDAETIRLLTIDPHAPNEFRCNQIVRNIDAYYDAFDVTEGDALWLPPEERVTIW